The Dunckerocampus dactyliophorus isolate RoL2022-P2 chromosome 13, RoL_Ddac_1.1, whole genome shotgun sequence genome window below encodes:
- the tmem30b gene encoding cell cycle control protein 50B: MVTNEATNRPDNTAFTQQRLPAWQPMLSAGIIIPGFVLIGLAFIGIGVALFITSRSIQVLELDYTGVEQNSPCFRCSDPDVRDCVCTLEFSINTLFEGPVFFYYGLSNYFQNYRRYGVSRDDNQLYGDLDSFKSPIDECEPYKYNGNNQPIVPCGSIANSMFNDTFRLFQIVNGQQRPVPLDGKGIAWWTDYNIKFRNPSVTPLRNAFNGTVKPPFWSRPAYELDTSDPTNNGFINQDFLVWMRRAALPDFQKLYRRITEGDYAEGLPAGTYSLEISYNYPVLSFNGRKKVVFSNVSWMGGKNEFLGIAYLVIGSLCVVMSVVMLIVYAKFKFPEED, from the exons ATGGTGACGAATGAGGCGACCAACCGGCCAGACAACACTGCCTTCACCCAGCAGAGGCTTCCAGCCTGGCAGCCCATGCTCTCTGCTGGCATCATCATCCCTGGCTTTGTCCTCATCGGCCTGGCTTTCATAGGCATCGGCGTGGCTCTCTTCATCACTTCACGGAGCATACAAGTGTTGGAG CTTGATTATACTGGGGTGGAGCAAAACTCACCATGCTTCAGGTGTTCAGACCCTGATGTGAGGGACTGTGTGTGCACACTGGAGTTCTCTATCAACACCCTGTTTGAG GGGCCTGTGTTCTTTTATTACGGACTGTCCAACTACTTCCAGAACTACAGAAGATATGGTGTCTCCAGAGATGATAACCAGCTATATGGAGACTTGGACAGCTTCAAG tctccAATTGATGAATGCGAACCCTATAAATATAACGGCAACAACCAACCGATCGTGCCATGTGGCTCTATCGCAAACAGCATGTTTAACG ACACATTCAGGCTGTTTCAGATCGTGAATGGCCAACAAAGGCCTGTGCCTTTGGATGGAAAAGGGATCGCTTGGTGGACAGACTACAACATCAAGTTCAGAAACCCCAGTGTCACGCCTCTGAGGAACGCATTCAACG GCACTGTCAAGCCACCGTTTTGGTCCAGACCGGCTTATGAGTTGGACACCTCAGACCCTACAAACAACGGCTTCATCAATCAAGACTTCCTCGTGTGGATGCGAAGGGCCGCCCTGCCTGATTTCCAAAAACTGTACCGTCGAATCACAGAGGGGGATTATGCAGAGGGTCTCCCAGCGGGAACCTACTCTTTGGAAATTTCTTACA ACTACCCTGTGTTGAGCTTCAACGGCAGAAAGAAGGTTGTGTTCAGCAACGTGTCCTGGATGGGCGGCAAGAATGAGTTCCTGGGTATCGCCTACCTGGTGATTGGCTCGCTGTGTGTTGTCATGTCAGTGGTCATGCTCATCGTCTATGCCAAATTCAAGTTCCCAGAGGAGGACTGA